In a single window of the Acyrthosiphon pisum isolate AL4f chromosome X, pea_aphid_22Mar2018_4r6ur, whole genome shotgun sequence genome:
- the LOC103309638 gene encoding KRAB-A domain-containing protein 2-like — protein sequence MDETMILMKQKFYESIEKREYKNNSAILFSEKYLNLIADVKNMKIKKTQARDYWLARRYDLITINGVETLIYPFNKNNPNFKIYVMIDDMFDILNSVHKSIGHGGRDCMLFELNKKYKNITQADVKLYLDLCILCQEKKKSQKKDIVVKPMVFNDFNSQCQIDLIDFQSQPDRDFKFICVYQYHLTKFCILKPLTSKRAEQVACVLLDIFCLFGAPDSLQSDNGREFCNELINSLRETCPDLNIVHGKPWHSQSQGSVERANQDIENILTTWMQDNNTNKWSEGLSFVQFMKNSAYHSGIKQSPYNAMFGTDPKTGLTSSILPHTILQEIPSIENRKRKQTEERQNARDNLEIQAKKMKNLSNAKFPEAKEGSTVQLKIPNIDRGRGDPRSVIAVVLKITEDGFYQLGCKSGILKQLYARSQFTTCSENLISLSDIPQEKEISLRSAATEQSIGNGQGFFKCTCITKCTTNRCICRKNGVLCNSKCHHNQACTNFDK from the exons atggaTGAAACAATGATTcttatgaaacaaaaattttaCGAATCAATTGAAAAACGtgagtacaaaaataatagtgctattttatttagtgaaaaatatttaaatttgatagctgacgtcaaaaatatgaaaattaaaaaaactcaaGCCCGTGATTATTGGCTTGCGAGACGTTacgatttaataacaataaatggcgtcgaaacattaatttacccatttaataaaaacaatccaaatttcaaaatatacgtTATGATAGACGATATGTTTGACATTTTAAACAGTGTTCATAAGTCAATTGGACACGGAGGAAGGGACTGTATGTTATttgaacttaataaaaaatataaaaatattacccaaGCTGATGTGAAGTTGTATTTAGATTTGTGTATTCTATgtcaagagaaaaaaaaatcacaaaaaaaagatATTGTAGTCAAACCAATggtttttaacgattttaataGTCAGTGTCAAATTGATCTTATAGATTTTCAATCACAACCTGatagagattttaaatttatatgtgtCTATCAatatcatttaacaaaattttgtattttaaaacccTTAACATCAAAACGAGCAGAACAAGTCGCATGTgtgttattagatattttttgtttatttggtgCGCCCGATTCTCTTCAATCTGACAATGGTAGGGAATTTTGTAATGAACTAATTAATTCATTGCGTGAGACGTGTCCTGATTTAAATATCGTTCACGGGAAACCATGGCATAGTCAGTCGCAGGGCAGTGTTGAACGAGCCAATcaagatattgaaaatatattgacaaCTTGGATGCAAgataataacactaataaatGGAGTGAAGGACTCAGCTTCGttcaatttatgaaaaatagcGCCTATCATTCTGGAATCAAACAAAGCCCATATAATGCGATGTTTGGAACTGACCCTAAAACTGGCCTAACGTCAAGTATATTGCCACACACTATACTACAAGAAATACCATCAATCGAAAATAGAAAACGCAAACAAACAGAAGAACGACAAAATGCAAGAGACAACTTAGAAATACAAGCgaaaaaaatgaagaatttATCAAATGCTAAATTTCCAGAAGCAAAAGAAGGTTCAACAGTTCAACTTAAAATTCCTAATATTGATAGAGGGAGGGGAGATCCTCGATCGGTAATTGCTGTGGTTCTCAAAATTACTGAAGACGGGTTCTATCAACTTGGATGTAAAAGTG gtattttaaaacagCTATATGCACGTTCCCAATTCACTACCTGTTCAGAAAACCTTATATCATTAAGCGATATTCCTCAAGAAAAAGAAATTTCTCTACGATCTGCAGCTACAGAACAATCAATTGGAAATGGAcaaggtttttttaaatgtacttgTATCACTAAATGCACCACTAATCGATGTATATGCCGTAAAAATGGTGTTTTGTGTAATTCAAAATGTCACCACAATCAAGCGTGTACTAATTTTGACAAATag